One window of Triticum dicoccoides isolate Atlit2015 ecotype Zavitan chromosome 5A, WEW_v2.0, whole genome shotgun sequence genomic DNA carries:
- the LOC119299805 gene encoding protein spotted leaf 11-like encodes MAGDQEEAERESPAPAPAAERVAAAVETVAAPGEFRNAYRRQLLALSRRIRLLGPFAEELRERRRPAGEEEERALATLADALEKAVELLKLGREGSRISLVFDRDRVMNIFQEVVAQLEQALHDFPYNELDISDEVKEQVELVHAQLKRAKERVDMPEDEFYNDLLSLYNKTYDPSAELAILDRLSEKLHLMTITDLTQESLALHEMVASGGGQDPGEHIEKLSMLLKKIKDFVQTNNPEMGPPMASKIMDTSGDQKSVIVPDEFRCPISLELMKDPVIVATGQTYERSCIEKWLASGHHTCPTTQQRMANTTLTPNYVLRSLISQWCETNGIEAPKRSSQPNKPMPTCSSSERANIDALLSKLCSPDPEEQRSAAAELRLLAKRNAHNRLCIAEAGAIPLLLSLLSSSDLRTQEHAVTALLNLSIHEDNKASIMSSGAVPSVVHVLKNGSMEARENAAATLFSLSVVDEYKVTIGGTGAIPALVVLLSEGSQRGKKDAAAALFNLCIYQGNKGRAIRAGLVPLIMGLVTNPTGALMDEAMAILSILSSHQEGKAAIGAAEPVPALVELLGSGSPRNRENAAAVMLHLCSGEQQLVHLARAHECGIMVPLRELALNGTERGKRKAVQLLERMSRFMVQQQEEQESHSRLQAAAAQVLPQAPEQVQESEIPDQLESPASQYPTLL; translated from the exons ATGGCCGGCGACCAAGAGGAGGCGGAGCGGGAGtccccggcgccggcgccggctgcGGAGCGGGTCGCCGCCGCGGTGGAGACCGTGGCGGCGCCCGGGGAGTTCCGGAACGCGTACCGGCGGCAGCTGCTGGCGCTGTCCCGCCGAATTCGCCTCCTCGGACCCTTCGCCGAGGAGCTCCgggagcgccgccgccccgcgggggaggaggaggagcgggcgcTGGCGACGCTCGCCGACGCGCTGGAGAAGGCGGTCGAGCTGCTCAAGCTCGGCCGCGAGGGAAGCAGGATCTCTTTG GTTTTTGATAGGGATAGAGTAATGAATATATTTCAGGAAGTAGTTGCTCAGTTGGAACAAGCTTTGCATGACTTTCCATACAATGAACTGGATATATCTGATGAAGTTAAAGAACAG GTTGAGTTAGTGCATGCACAGCTCAAAAGAGCAAAAGAACGGGTTGATatgcctgaggatgagttctacaacGACCTATTATCTCTGTATAACAAGACCTATGACCCAAGTGCAGAACTGGCTATCCTTGACAGGTTGTCAGAAAAGCTACACCTCATGACTATCACTGATCTCACGCAAGAGTCACTTGCTCTGCATGAGATGGTGGCATCTGGTGGTGGCCAGGATCCAGGAGAGCACATTGAGAAATTGTCAATGCTACTGAAGAAAATCAAGGACTTTGTGCAAACTAACAACCCTGAGATGGGCCCTCCTATGGCTTCCAAAATAATGGATACCAGCGGGGACCAGAAATCTGTCATCGTTCCTGATGAATTCCGTTGTCCAATTTCTCTCGAGCTGATGAAAGATCCTGTGATAGTTGCTACTGGCCAG ACATATGAACGGTCGTGCATCGAGAAATGGCTAGCATCTGGGCATCACACTTGCCCAACTACGCAGCAAAGGATGGCAAACACAACATTGACGCCAAACTATGTCCTTAGAAGTCTCATCTCTCAGTGGTGTGAAACCAACGGAATTGAAGCGCCTAAGCGCTCATCCCAGCCTAACAAGCCAATGCCAACATGCTCTTCTAGTGAACGTGCTAATATTGATGCTCTGTTATCCAAGTTATGCTCTCCAGACCCTGAGGAGCAGAGGTCAGCTGCTGCAGAGCTTCGCCTCCTCGCAAAGCGGAACGCACACAACCGACTATGCATTGCTGAGGCTGGTGCAATTCCCTTGCTATTGAGTCTGTTATCGTCATCTGACTTGCGGACTCAGGAACACGCTGTTACTGCACTTCTGAACCTCTCCATACACGAGGACAACAAGGCAAGCATCATGTCCTCTGGTGCTGTGCCTAGTGTTGTCCATGTGCTGAAGAATGGCAGTATGGAGGCCCGGGAAAATGCTGCAGCCACCCTTTTTAGCCTCTCTGTGGTCGATGAATACAAAGTAACGATTGGGGGAACAGGGGCTATCCCTGCCCTTGTAGTGTTGCTAAGTGAGGGCAGCCAGCGGGGTAAGAAAGACGCAGCAGCAGCCCTCTTCAACTTGTGCATTTACCAAGGTAACAAAGGCCGTGCGATACGAGCTGGCCTTGTGCCACTCATCATGGGTCTAGTAACCAACCCCACAGGAGCTCTCATGGACGAGGCTATGGCGATACTCTCAATACTATCCAGCCACCAAGAGGGGAAGGCAGCTATCGGGGCAGCAGAGCCTGTTCCTGCGCTTGTCGAGTTGCTCGGAAGTGGGTCACCGAGAAACAGAGAGAATGCTGCAGCTGTGATGCTGCATCTGTGCAGCGGCGAGCAACAGCTTGTGCATTTAGCCCGTGCGCATGAGTGCGGGATCATGGTTCCGTTGCGGGAGCTGGCATTGAACGGCACAGAAAGGGGAAAGAGGAAGGCAGTGCAGTTGCTCGAGCGGATGAGCAGATTCATGGTTCAACAACAAGAGGAACAGGAATCTCATTCTCGGCTGCAGGCCGCCGCGGCACAAGTTCTCCCTCAGGCCCCTGAACAGGTCCAAGAAAGCGAAATCCCGGATCAATTGGAAAGTCCGGCGTCTCAATACCCCACGCTGTTATGA